A region of Diceros bicornis minor isolate mBicDic1 chromosome 31, mDicBic1.mat.cur, whole genome shotgun sequence DNA encodes the following proteins:
- the LOC131395862 gene encoding ral-GDS-related protein-like has product MLSWAVAGLGDTPCPPQELFKTVMPHKFLDSIWSQCDRGNKHLESTIHVTTTHFNRVVECIISTCIGDPSMTAQDRARVVELWIQVAKECHGLRNLSSLHAIFWALEGPSI; this is encoded by the exons atgctgagctgggctgtggcagggctgggtgacactccctgtcctccccaggagctgttcaaGACAGTGATGCCCCACaaattcctggactccatctggtcccagtgtgacagggGCAATAAGCACCTGGAATCCACCATCCATGTCAccacgacccactttaacagagtggtcgaatgtatcatcagcacctgcattggggacccgagcatgactgcccaggacagggccagggtggtggagctctggatccaggtggccaag gaatgccacggcctgaggaacctttcctctctccacgcgatcttctgggctctggagggcccctccatttaa